The following proteins are encoded in a genomic region of Candidatus Kryptobacter tengchongensis:
- a CDS encoding FecR family protein — MKREIFKLGLILTFAILFLGFVSYAPTIAVIQLVKNKAYHKPPKIEEWKPAQKGLGLESGALIKTDEKSFVLVKFLDGSFLRVDENTVIEIVGENPKGNYSRKVNIENGGVDFKVTKVKGKFEFTTPLSVATIRGTEGVLISRADADTLMVREGMVDFLNKISNTSKTVGAGEIGISRKDGEILTRSMTEFELRKSQEIKRSIEKREIEIRGKTGEGKEIKIKIKEK; from the coding sequence ATGAAAAGGGAAATTTTTAAACTTGGGCTAATTTTAACATTTGCAATTTTGTTTTTGGGTTTTGTTAGCTATGCTCCAACAATTGCTGTTATCCAACTTGTTAAGAACAAAGCATATCATAAACCGCCAAAAATTGAAGAATGGAAACCAGCTCAGAAAGGATTGGGGCTTGAATCTGGGGCACTTATCAAAACAGATGAAAAATCTTTTGTCCTTGTGAAGTTCCTTGACGGAAGTTTTCTCAGGGTTGATGAAAACACGGTGATTGAAATTGTGGGTGAAAATCCGAAAGGAAATTATTCCCGAAAAGTTAATATTGAAAACGGTGGTGTTGATTTCAAAGTGACGAAGGTTAAAGGTAAATTTGAATTTACAACACCTTTGTCCGTTGCTACAATAAGGGGGACGGAAGGAGTTTTAATTTCCAGGGCTGATGCGGATACTTTGATGGTTAGAGAAGGTATGGTTGATTTTTTGAACAAAATTTCAAATACAAGCAAAACTGTTGGAGCGGGGGAAATTGGAATATCAAGAAAGGATGGAGAAATTTTAACTCGCTCAATGACTGAATTTGAACTGAGGAAATCTCAAGAAATAAAAAGATCAATTGAAAAGAGGGAGATTGAGATAAGAGGTAAAACGGGGGAAGGAAAAGAAATCAAAATTAAAATCAAAGAAAAATAA